The following coding sequences are from one Melospiza melodia melodia isolate bMelMel2 chromosome 2, bMelMel2.pri, whole genome shotgun sequence window:
- the METTL16 gene encoding RNA N6-adenosine-methyltransferase METTL16, translating to MALNKSMHARNRYKDKPPDFAYLAGKYPEFQQHVQTTLAGRVSLNFKDPEAVRALTCTLLKEDFGLTIDIPVERLIPTVPLRLNYIHWVEDLIGHRDADKQTLRRGIDIGTGASCIYPLLGATLNGWYFLATEVDDMCFNYAKKNVEQNNLSDLIKVVKVPQKTLLMDALKEESEIIYDFCMCNPPFFANQLEAKGVNSRNPRRPPPSSVNTGGITEIMAEGGELEFVKRIIHDSLQLKKRLRWYSCMLGKKCSLAPLKEELRIQGVPKVTHTEFCQGRTMRWALAWSFYDDVQVPSPPSKRRKLEKPRKPITFMVLASTVKELSVKAAAMGWDAVEAIAVVRAWVEKILTDLKVQHKRVPCGKEEISLFVTAIENSWIHLRRKKRERVRQLRELPRASEDVLQAMEEEKNSQKSVSNNSDCENPKAEDSEMAFMAPDEDVQMTAGDEQPEESAAKEEHSGPVKEEEMEAKQGETSLGKGSGDVKEEPCPAEEAGSLTVEKEPGPKETSGGFLFKCLMNVKKEGNDVVVEMHWVEGQNRDLMNQLCTYLRNQILRLVAS from the exons ATGGCCCTCAACAAGTCCATGCACGCCCGCAACCGCTACAAGGACAAGCCCCCCGACTTCGCCTACCTGGCTGGCAAGTACCCCGAGTTCCAGCAGCACGTGCAGACCACCCTGGCGGGCAGGGTGAG CCTGAACTTCAAGGATCCCGAGGCCGTGAGGGCTCTGACGTGCACCCTGCTGAAGGAGGATTTCGGGCTGACCATCGACATCCCCGTGGAAAGGCTCATTCCCACCGTCCCCTTGAGGCTGAACTACATCCACTGGGTGGAGGATCTCATCGGCCACCGGGATGCTGACAAGCAGACCCTGAGACGAGGCATTGACATAG ggacaggggcatcCTGTATATACCCATTGCTTGGAGCAACTTTGAATGGCTGGTATTTCCTTGCCACAGAAGTGGATGACATGTGCTTCAATTATGCCAAGAAGAATGTGGAACAGAATAACTTGTCTGATCTTATAAAAG TGGTTAAGGTACCACAGAAGACTCTTCTAATGGATGCACTGAAAGAGGAATCTGAGATAATTTATGATTTCTGCATGTGCAACCCCCCCTTTTTTGCCAACCAGTTGGAAGCTAAG GGAGTTAATTCTCGAAATCCACGGCGTCCCCCTCCCAGCTCTGTAAATACAGGAGGGATCACAGAAATCATGGCTGAGGGAGGAGAACTAGAATTTGTCAAAAGAATTATTCATGATAGTCTCCAACTTAAAAAGAGGTTACG ATGGTACAGTTGCATGTTGGGTAAGAAATGCAGTTTGGCACCACTGAAAGAAGAACTTCGAATCCAGGGG GTCCCTAAAGTCACTCACACGGAATTCTGCCAGGGACGCACCATGAGATGGGCTCTGGCCTGGAGTTTCTATGATGATGTGCAAGTACCT tCACCTCCCTCTAAAAGAAGAAAACTAGAAAAACCACGAAAACCAATTACATTCATGGTTTTGGCTTCTACAGTCAAAGAGTTGTCTGTCAAAGCTGCAGCTATGGGCTGGGATGCTGTGGAAGCTATTGCTGTGGTTAGAGCCTGGGTGGAGAAGATTCTCACTGATCTGAAG GTTCAGCATAAACGCGTTCCATGTGGAAAAGAGGAAATTAGCCTCTTTGTCACTGCCATTGAAAACTCCTGGATTCATTTGAGGAGAAAGAAACGAGAGAGAGTAAGGCAATTGCGAGAACTTCCTCGAGCTTCTGAAGATGTTCTGCAAGCAATGGAGGAGGAAAAGAACAGCCAGAAGAGCGTGAGCAACAACTCAGACTGTGAAAACCCCAAGGCTGAAGACTCTGAAATGGCGTTTATGGCACCTGATGAGGATGTCCAGATGACAGCAGGCGATGAGCAACCAGAGGAATCTGCTGCCAAAGAAGAGCACAGTGGTCCTGTGAAGGAAGAGGAGATGGAAGCAAAGCAGGGAGAAACATCGCTTGGGAAAGGTTCTGGTGATGTGAAGGAGGAACCTTGCCCTGCAGAGGAAGCTGGCAGTCTGACAGTGGAAAAAGAGCCAGGCCCTAAAGAAACTAGTGGGGGGTTTCTCTTCAAGTGTTTAATGAATGTGAAGAAAGAAGGAAATGATGTCGTAGTAGAAATGCACTGGGTTGAAGGACAGAACAGAGACTTGATGAACCAGCTTTGCACGTACTTGCGGAACCAAATTCTTCGATTGGTTGCTAGTTAG